The following coding sequences are from one Streptomyces sp. NBC_01485 window:
- a CDS encoding recombinase family protein: MPRLYGFDDASRRRLRDDEVDPLRQMVSRALSNQSNQDVAVWANGEGYRGTLGGEWKDASVGRLFRNPAIAGLRYDDDGELVDAGHPGAITREEFEALLEREKARSTKDAEPAYDYLLTGGGSTCGKCTQDLGGARTNSGTPGYRCRPKDKNGHGGCGEVRIDAELLEDYVGENVVAELLKPGIRASIAKAQAAVRKQVENFKRDITDLEGRQSELGRLYGNREISSEALVAGEREIAANLKDIRPRLRYAEQMANFSLGHAKDLVKWWNTAPTASKRAITLLLLEKIEVFPASARGVRTIEPGRVVLHWRKLSGMSDG, translated from the coding sequence ATGCCACGGCTCTACGGTTTCGATGACGCCTCACGTCGTCGGCTACGTGACGACGAAGTGGACCCGCTCCGCCAGATGGTGAGCCGGGCGCTGAGCAATCAGTCCAACCAGGACGTTGCGGTTTGGGCGAACGGTGAGGGCTACCGGGGAACGCTCGGAGGGGAGTGGAAGGACGCGTCGGTTGGACGCCTGTTCCGCAACCCGGCGATCGCCGGACTGCGCTACGACGATGACGGCGAACTCGTCGACGCGGGTCACCCCGGAGCTATCACGCGCGAAGAGTTCGAGGCTCTTCTAGAGCGGGAGAAGGCTCGCAGTACGAAGGATGCGGAGCCCGCGTACGACTATCTCTTGACTGGCGGGGGCAGCACCTGCGGCAAGTGCACACAGGATCTCGGGGGCGCCCGTACCAATTCGGGTACGCCCGGATACCGCTGTCGCCCGAAGGACAAGAACGGGCACGGTGGCTGTGGTGAGGTCAGGATTGATGCCGAGCTGTTGGAGGACTACGTCGGAGAGAACGTCGTGGCGGAACTCCTCAAGCCCGGCATCCGAGCCTCGATCGCCAAGGCCCAGGCCGCTGTGCGCAAGCAGGTTGAGAACTTCAAGCGGGACATCACGGACCTGGAGGGCCGCCAGTCGGAGCTCGGGAGGCTCTACGGCAACCGCGAGATCAGCAGCGAGGCACTGGTAGCCGGAGAGCGCGAGATCGCGGCCAACCTCAAGGACATCCGTCCGCGCCTTCGGTACGCGGAGCAGATGGCGAACTTCTCACTCGGCCATGCCAAGGACCTGGTGAAGTGGTGGAACACTGCACCCACCGCGTCGAAGAGAGCCATCACGCTGCTTCTCTTGGAGAAGATCGAGGTTTTCCCCGCGAGCGCCCGCGGCGTCCGGACAATCGAGCCGGGACGAGTCGTCCTTCACTGGCGCAAGCTGTCCGGCATGTCAGATGGCTGA
- a CDS encoding tyrosine-type recombinase/integrase, whose translation MSDISYFKRCQCKAPATDDAGEPIFKIDGSQKMKDIGQTCPKLMSKGHGTWYFAFDVDPGEGGKRQRARRGGFATKDAAKDKAVKVYRDAFGGTDVLSDTTVGEDLRSWLKRKRSLARTTRHGYEEHIDLYLEPHLGHVKRRDLRLRHIEAMYDAIERQNALRLIHHAQVVELQDARDAAYTTWVRAAGKKEDRRAARRAYLDANAALREERKGKRKITSAATMHRINATLSSFLGIGIKRGEYSTNWAQFVELPAAKRPKPLVWTPERVEQWRQTGEKPGPVMVWTPEQTGQFLDFVSDDRLYPLWHTFIFLGPRRGEMCALPWPEVHLTSRWLRVSAQIVEVAYRLYGEPPKADSVRTISMSAESVEVLRAWRTAQEQERTQWSGVRAWTESDRVFTQENGEPYHPDWISRRFKRLVELSGLPPVRLHDLRHISATLSLLAKNDIKVVQERLGHSSRQITSDTYTSVLPQLMTAEAESTIATVPRAERKASPKKDEEGAEEPAEDSTATSEVGDSAPDEGPAQAA comes from the coding sequence GTGTCAGACATCAGCTACTTCAAACGCTGCCAGTGCAAGGCTCCGGCGACAGACGACGCCGGGGAGCCCATATTCAAGATCGACGGCTCACAGAAGATGAAGGACATCGGCCAGACCTGCCCCAAACTCATGAGTAAGGGCCACGGGACGTGGTACTTCGCCTTCGACGTAGATCCCGGAGAGGGGGGCAAGCGGCAACGCGCGCGGCGGGGCGGGTTCGCGACCAAGGACGCAGCGAAGGACAAGGCCGTCAAGGTCTACCGCGACGCCTTCGGCGGGACCGACGTGCTCAGCGATACCACCGTCGGTGAGGACCTGCGGTCCTGGCTCAAGCGCAAGAGGAGCCTGGCCCGTACCACGCGCCACGGCTACGAGGAGCACATCGACCTCTACCTCGAACCGCACCTCGGTCACGTCAAGCGGCGCGACCTCAGGCTGCGCCACATCGAGGCCATGTACGACGCGATTGAGCGTCAGAACGCCTTGCGCCTCATCCACCACGCCCAGGTGGTCGAACTGCAGGATGCTCGCGACGCCGCCTACACGACCTGGGTGCGCGCCGCAGGCAAGAAGGAGGACCGCCGTGCCGCACGCCGGGCCTACTTGGATGCCAACGCCGCCCTGCGGGAGGAGCGCAAGGGCAAGCGGAAGATCACCAGCGCCGCGACCATGCACCGGATCAACGCCACCCTCAGCTCGTTCCTGGGAATCGGCATCAAGCGAGGCGAGTACTCAACCAACTGGGCCCAGTTCGTCGAACTTCCGGCAGCCAAACGGCCCAAGCCGCTGGTGTGGACACCAGAGCGAGTTGAGCAGTGGAGACAAACGGGCGAGAAGCCAGGCCCGGTCATGGTCTGGACCCCCGAGCAAACTGGCCAATTCCTGGACTTCGTGAGCGACGACCGGCTCTACCCCCTGTGGCACACCTTCATCTTTCTCGGCCCTCGACGCGGTGAGATGTGCGCCCTGCCGTGGCCGGAGGTGCATCTGACGAGCCGATGGCTCCGCGTCTCCGCCCAGATCGTGGAAGTCGCCTACCGGCTGTACGGAGAACCCCCGAAGGCCGACAGCGTCCGCACGATCTCTATGAGTGCGGAGTCGGTAGAGGTGCTTCGCGCATGGCGGACCGCCCAAGAGCAGGAACGGACTCAGTGGTCCGGCGTGCGGGCCTGGACCGAGTCGGACCGGGTCTTCACCCAGGAGAACGGCGAGCCCTACCACCCGGACTGGATCAGCCGACGCTTCAAGCGGCTGGTCGAGCTGTCCGGGCTCCCGCCCGTCCGCCTGCATGACCTGCGCCATATCTCCGCCACGCTGTCGCTGCTTGCGAAGAACGACATCAAGGTGGTGCAGGAGCGTCTGGGCCACAGCTCCCGTCAGATCACATCGGACACGTACACCAGCGTCCTGCCGCAGCTGATGACCGCCGAGGCAGAGTCGACCATCGCCACGGTGCCGCGCGCCGAGCGCAAAGCCAGTCCCAAGAAGGATGAGGAGGGGGCTGAGGAGCCGGCCGAGGACTCCACGGCAACATCCGAAGTGGGCGACTCGGCCCCTGACGAGGGCCCCGCGCAGGCGGCATGA
- a CDS encoding YtxH domain-containing protein: MRYKLTFAVGLAVGYVLGTRAGRERYEQLKKSARQVAQNPAVRNTAETAAHQGREYAGKAYHAVSERVGDHMPESVAGRVRSLKERSAHNGRGDDWGTSNT; the protein is encoded by the coding sequence ATGCGCTACAAGCTCACGTTCGCCGTCGGGCTGGCTGTGGGGTACGTACTGGGCACGCGTGCCGGACGCGAGCGGTACGAGCAGTTGAAGAAGTCCGCTCGGCAGGTCGCCCAGAACCCGGCCGTGCGCAACACCGCCGAGACCGCGGCCCACCAGGGCCGTGAGTACGCGGGCAAGGCGTACCACGCGGTCAGCGAGAGGGTCGGCGACCATATGCCCGAGTCGGTGGCCGGCCGGGTGCGCTCGCTGAAGGAGCGCAGCGCCCACAACGGTCGGGGCGACGACTGGGGTACCAGTAACACCTGA
- a CDS encoding xylulokinase codes for MGIVAGLDSSPDFTRIVVCDADTGAVLRQGYAPHPMEGAESGGRPSDVDPQAWLLSLGEAAGGGLLEGVQAIGVSSQQNAVVPLDSQGNTVRPAMVGGDKRAQVAAADLLDALGGREAWAQAVGCVPQAAQPVTKLRWLAKSEPEAAARTAVLLQAHDWLVWQLLGRPVRRTTDRGGASGTGYWSAATGGYRPDLVELALGHQAMLPEVIGPSDAAGTTPEGLLISAGTGETMAAALGLGIGLGDAVVSLGASGSVMAVHREALVDQSGMITSLADATGMHLPVVTTLNAVRTLRGAAELVGAADLEALSDLAMKSTPGSHGLVMLPYLEGERTPNLPHTAGTLAGLRRESMKPEHFARAAFEGMLCGLADALDVLRGRGVDVRRIFLLGAAAELPAVQSAAPALFGAQVVVPQPADYAAIGAARQAAWALGVSQGTLDPRNPPAWQGPAAQVLDPGEELAVGQAVRQQFVSVREQTHPGAFRA; via the coding sequence ATGGGGATAGTCGCCGGGTTGGACAGTTCGCCCGATTTCACTCGTATCGTCGTCTGCGACGCGGACACCGGAGCCGTGCTCCGGCAGGGGTATGCGCCGCATCCGATGGAAGGCGCCGAGAGCGGTGGGCGGCCCTCCGATGTCGATCCGCAGGCCTGGCTGCTGTCCCTGGGCGAGGCCGCGGGGGGCGGGCTGCTCGAAGGTGTGCAGGCCATCGGGGTGTCCTCGCAGCAGAACGCCGTCGTGCCGCTGGACTCGCAGGGCAACACCGTGCGCCCGGCGATGGTCGGCGGCGACAAGCGGGCGCAGGTCGCGGCGGCCGATCTGCTCGACGCGCTCGGCGGGCGCGAGGCGTGGGCGCAGGCGGTCGGCTGCGTGCCGCAGGCGGCCCAGCCGGTGACCAAGCTGCGCTGGCTGGCGAAGAGCGAGCCGGAGGCCGCCGCGCGGACCGCCGTGCTGCTCCAGGCCCACGACTGGCTGGTGTGGCAGCTCCTGGGGCGGCCGGTCCGCAGGACCACCGACCGGGGTGGGGCCTCCGGGACCGGGTACTGGTCGGCCGCCACCGGCGGGTACCGGCCCGACCTGGTGGAGCTGGCGCTCGGCCACCAGGCCATGCTGCCGGAGGTGATCGGGCCGTCCGACGCGGCCGGTACGACGCCGGAGGGGCTGCTGATCTCCGCCGGCACCGGCGAGACCATGGCCGCCGCCCTGGGGCTCGGGATCGGGCTCGGCGACGCGGTCGTGTCGCTCGGCGCCTCCGGGTCGGTGATGGCCGTGCACCGCGAGGCGCTCGTCGACCAGAGCGGGATGATCACCTCCCTGGCGGACGCGACCGGCATGCACCTGCCCGTCGTCACCACCCTGAACGCCGTACGGACCCTGCGCGGCGCCGCCGAGCTGGTCGGGGCGGCCGATCTGGAGGCGCTGTCGGACCTGGCGATGAAGTCGACGCCGGGGTCGCACGGGCTGGTCATGCTGCCCTACCTGGAGGGTGAGCGGACGCCGAACCTGCCGCACACCGCCGGGACGCTGGCGGGGCTGCGGCGCGAGTCCATGAAGCCCGAGCACTTCGCGCGGGCCGCGTTCGAGGGCATGCTGTGCGGGCTCGCGGACGCGCTGGACGTGCTGCGCGGCCGGGGCGTGGACGTGCGGCGGATCTTCCTGCTGGGGGCGGCGGCCGAGCTGCCGGCCGTGCAGTCGGCGGCGCCCGCACTGTTCGGGGCGCAGGTCGTCGTACCGCAGCCGGCGGACTACGCGGCGATCGGGGCGGCCCGGCAGGCGGCGTGGGCGCTCGGGGTGTCGCAGGGCACCCTCGACCCGCGGAACCCGCCCGCCTGGCAGGGGCCGGCGGCGCAGGTCCTGGACCCGGGCGAGGAGCTGGCCGTGGGGCAGGCGGTGCGGCAGCAGTTCGTGTCGGTGCGGGAGCAGACGCATCCCGGGGCGTTTCGGGCGTAA
- a CDS encoding ABC transporter ATP-binding protein, translated as MLIRLLRTYLRPYRKPITLLVLLQLLQTCATLYLPTLNAHIIDKGVVEGDTGYILSFGGVMIGVSLAQVVCNIGAVYYGARTASALGRDLRAAVFDRVQSFSSREVGHFGAPSLITRTTNDVQQIQMLALMTFTLMVSAPIMCVGGIVLALGLDVPLSSVLVAVVPVLGICVTVIVLRLRPLFRSMQVKLDTVNRVLREQITGNRVIRAFVRDEYEQQRFRKANADLTDISLKSGNLLALMFPVVMTTVSLSSIAVVWFGAHRIDAGGMQIGDLTAFLAYLMQIVMSVMMATFMFMMVPRAEVCAERIQEVLDTSSSVVPPLAPVTELRRHGHLEIRGAGFRYPGAEEPVLKAVELVALPGETTAVIGSTGSGKSTLLGLVPRLFDATEGEVLVDGVAVADVDPVLLAKTVGLVPQKPYLFAGTVATNLRYGNPDATDEELWHALEVAQAKDFVSKLENGLDSPISQGGTNVSGGQRQRLAIARTLVQRPEIYLFDDSFSALDYATDAALRAALGRETAEATVVIVAQRVATIRDADRIIVLDEGRVVGTGTHTALMAGNETYREIVLSQLTEAEAA; from the coding sequence GTGCTCATACGACTGCTGAGGACCTACCTCAGGCCCTACCGAAAACCCATCACCCTGCTGGTGCTGCTGCAGCTGCTGCAGACCTGCGCCACCCTCTACCTGCCCACACTCAACGCCCACATCATCGACAAGGGCGTCGTCGAGGGGGACACGGGATACATCCTGTCCTTCGGCGGCGTGATGATCGGCGTCTCGCTGGCGCAGGTGGTGTGCAACATCGGCGCCGTGTACTACGGCGCCAGGACCGCCTCCGCGCTCGGCCGGGACCTGCGGGCGGCCGTCTTCGACCGGGTGCAGTCCTTCTCCTCCCGTGAGGTCGGTCACTTCGGCGCGCCCTCGTTGATCACACGGACGACGAACGACGTCCAGCAGATCCAGATGCTCGCCCTGATGACGTTCACGCTGATGGTGTCGGCCCCCATCATGTGCGTGGGCGGCATCGTGCTGGCGCTCGGACTCGACGTGCCGCTGTCCTCCGTGCTGGTCGCCGTGGTGCCGGTGCTGGGCATCTGCGTGACGGTGATCGTGCTCCGGCTGCGGCCGCTGTTCCGGTCCATGCAGGTGAAGCTGGACACCGTGAACCGGGTGCTGCGCGAGCAGATCACCGGCAACCGGGTCATCCGCGCCTTCGTCCGCGACGAGTACGAGCAGCAGCGGTTCCGGAAGGCCAACGCCGACCTCACGGACATCTCGCTGAAGTCCGGCAACCTGCTCGCGCTGATGTTCCCGGTGGTCATGACCACGGTGAGCCTGTCGTCGATCGCGGTGGTCTGGTTCGGGGCCCATCGGATCGACGCCGGCGGGATGCAGATCGGTGATCTGACCGCCTTCCTCGCCTATCTCATGCAGATCGTCATGTCCGTCATGATGGCCACCTTCATGTTCATGATGGTGCCGCGCGCGGAGGTGTGCGCCGAGCGCATCCAGGAGGTGCTGGACACGTCGTCGAGCGTCGTGCCGCCGCTGGCGCCCGTCACCGAGCTGCGCCGGCACGGGCATCTGGAGATCCGGGGGGCGGGCTTCCGCTATCCCGGCGCCGAGGAGCCCGTCCTGAAGGCCGTGGAGCTCGTGGCGCTGCCCGGTGAGACGACCGCGGTGATCGGCTCGACCGGCAGCGGCAAGTCCACGCTGCTCGGGCTGGTGCCCCGGCTGTTCGACGCCACCGAGGGCGAGGTGCTCGTCGACGGGGTGGCCGTCGCGGACGTCGATCCGGTGCTGCTGGCGAAGACCGTGGGGCTCGTGCCGCAGAAGCCGTACCTGTTCGCGGGGACGGTCGCCACCAACCTGCGCTACGGCAATCCGGACGCCACCGACGAGGAGCTGTGGCACGCGCTGGAGGTGGCGCAGGCCAAGGACTTCGTGAGCAAGCTGGAGAACGGGCTGGACTCCCCCATCTCGCAGGGCGGGACGAACGTCTCCGGCGGTCAGCGGCAGCGGCTCGCGATCGCCCGTACGCTCGTGCAGCGGCCGGAGATCTACCTCTTCGACGACTCCTTCTCCGCCCTCGACTACGCCACCGACGCGGCGCTGCGGGCGGCGCTCGGGCGGGAGACCGCCGAGGCGACCGTCGTGATCGTCGCCCAGCGGGTGGCGACCATCCGCGACGCCGACCGGATCATCGTCCTCGACGAGGGCCGGGTCGTCGGCACGGGCACGCACACCGCGCTCATGGCGGGCAACGAGACCTATCGGGAGATCGTCCTCTCCCAGCTCACGGAAGCGGAGGCAGCCTGA
- a CDS encoding ABC transporter ATP-binding protein, translated as MAGPMGRMMGAAGPESRTLDFKVSGRRLLAYFKPERFTLYAMLASVVLSVGLSVVGPKILGQATDLVFAGIIGREMPAGASKEQVLDSMRARGEGSVADMLRSTDFTPGQGIDFDQVGRVLLFAIVVFLVSGLLMAVGTRLVNRAVNRTMFRMREDVQTKLSRLPLSYFDKRQRGEVLSRATNDIDNIGQTLQQSLGQLVNSLLTIIGVLAMMFWVSWILALVALVTVPLSAVVATRVGKRSQPHFVQQWRTTGKLNAHIEEMYTGHTLVKVFGRQDESAEQFAEQNDALYEAGFRAQYNSGVMQPLMMFISNLNYVLVAVVGGLRVASGALSIGDVQAFIQYSRQFSMPLTQVASMANLVQSGVASAERIFELLDAEEQEADPVAAQRPAELRGLVSLEGVSFRYDPQKPLIEDLSLTVEPGHTVAIVGPTGAGKTTLVNLLMRFYDVSGGRIALDGVDIATMSRDDLRAGIGMVLQDTWLFGGTIAENIAYGASREVTRGEIEEAARAAHADRFVRTLPDGYDTVIDDEGSGVSAGEKQLITIARAFLSDPVILVLDEATSSVDTRTEVLIQKAMAKLAHGRTSFVIAHRLSTIRDADTILVMENGSIVEQGAHAELLAADGAYARLYKAQFAEAVAEVD; from the coding sequence ATGGCCGGGCCCATGGGGCGCATGATGGGCGCCGCCGGTCCCGAGAGCCGCACGCTGGACTTCAAGGTGTCCGGCAGGCGGCTGCTCGCGTACTTCAAGCCGGAACGGTTCACCCTCTACGCGATGCTGGCCAGCGTGGTGCTCAGCGTCGGCCTCAGCGTGGTCGGGCCGAAGATCCTCGGCCAGGCCACCGACCTGGTCTTCGCGGGCATCATCGGCCGGGAGATGCCGGCCGGGGCGAGCAAGGAGCAGGTGCTCGACTCGATGCGGGCGCGCGGCGAGGGCAGTGTCGCCGACATGCTCCGCAGCACCGACTTCACGCCGGGCCAGGGCATCGACTTCGACCAGGTCGGCCGGGTCCTGCTGTTCGCGATCGTCGTGTTCCTCGTCTCCGGTCTGCTGATGGCGGTGGGGACGCGCCTGGTCAACCGGGCCGTCAACCGGACGATGTTCCGGATGCGCGAGGACGTGCAGACGAAGCTGTCGCGGCTGCCGCTGTCGTACTTCGACAAGCGCCAGCGCGGCGAGGTGCTGTCGCGCGCGACGAACGACATCGACAACATCGGGCAGACGCTCCAGCAGTCGCTGGGCCAGCTCGTCAACTCGCTGCTGACGATCATCGGCGTGCTGGCGATGATGTTCTGGGTGTCGTGGATCCTCGCGCTGGTCGCGCTGGTGACGGTGCCGCTGTCGGCGGTCGTCGCCACGCGCGTGGGCAAGCGGTCGCAGCCGCACTTCGTGCAGCAGTGGCGCACCACCGGCAAGCTCAACGCCCACATCGAGGAGATGTACACCGGTCACACGCTGGTGAAGGTGTTCGGCCGCCAGGACGAGTCCGCCGAGCAGTTCGCCGAGCAGAACGACGCGCTGTACGAGGCCGGGTTCAGGGCGCAGTACAACAGCGGGGTCATGCAGCCGCTGATGATGTTCATCTCGAACCTCAACTACGTGCTGGTCGCGGTCGTCGGCGGGCTGCGCGTCGCGTCGGGCGCGCTGTCCATCGGTGACGTGCAGGCGTTCATCCAGTACTCGCGCCAGTTCTCCATGCCGCTGACGCAGGTCGCGTCGATGGCGAACCTGGTGCAGTCGGGCGTCGCCTCGGCGGAGCGGATCTTCGAACTCCTGGACGCGGAGGAGCAGGAGGCGGATCCGGTGGCGGCGCAGCGGCCCGCGGAGCTGCGCGGGCTGGTGTCGCTGGAGGGCGTGTCCTTCCGGTACGACCCGCAGAAGCCGCTGATCGAGGACCTGTCGCTGACGGTGGAGCCCGGCCACACGGTCGCCATCGTCGGCCCGACCGGCGCCGGCAAGACGACGCTGGTGAACCTCCTCATGCGGTTCTACGACGTCTCCGGCGGGCGCATCGCCCTCGACGGCGTCGACATCGCCACGATGTCCCGCGACGACCTGCGCGCCGGCATCGGCATGGTCCTCCAGGACACCTGGCTGTTCGGCGGCACCATCGCGGAGAACATCGCGTACGGGGCGTCGCGGGAGGTCACCCGGGGCGAGATCGAGGAGGCGGCGCGGGCCGCGCACGCCGACCGGTTCGTCCGCACCCTTCCCGACGGCTACGACACCGTGATCGACGACGAGGGCAGCGGGGTCAGCGCCGGTGAGAAGCAGTTGATCACCATCGCGCGGGCGTTCCTGTCCGACCCGGTGATCCTGGTGCTCGACGAGGCCACCAGCTCCGTCGACACCCGTACCGAGGTGCTGATCCAGAAGGCGATGGCCAAGCTGGCGCACGGGCGTACGTCGTTCGTCATCGCGCACCGGCTGTCGACCATCCGGGACGCCGACACGATCCTGGTGATGGAGAACGGCTCGATCGTCGAACAGGGCGCCCACGCCGAGCTGCTCGCGGCCGACGGGGCGTACGCGCGGCTGTACAAGGCGCAGTTCGCGGAGGCGGTGGCGGAGGTCGACTAG
- a CDS encoding RNA polymerase sigma factor yields the protein MPLTSAAIILEVAPVQTQTLTQTDRTTDSTTSTSNSTAADGTDPDADTDVLAAVPPQHRATRHPETDPESDTESEAEAEPADPPAEALDDGPEPEPAEARPRARVVDNSSPSSDLFRQYLREIGRIPLLTAAEEVELARCVEAGLFAEEKLAGAPDLDSELALDLDRLVVMGRMAKRRLIEANLRLVVSVAKRYIGRGLTMLDLVQEGNLGLIRAVEKFDYARGYKFSTYATWWIRQAMSRALADQARTIRVPVHVVELINRVVRVQRRMLQERGYEPTPEEVAAQLDLPPERVGEVLRLAQEPVSLHAPVGEEDDVALGDLIEDGDAASPVESAAFLLLREHLEAVLSTLGERERKVVQLRYGLADGRPRTLEEIGRIFGVTRERIRQIESKTLNKLRDHAFADQLRGYLD from the coding sequence CTGCCGCTCACCTCAGCAGCGATCATCCTGGAGGTCGCCCCCGTGCAGACCCAGACTCTGACGCAGACCGACCGCACGACCGACAGCACCACCAGCACCAGCAACAGCACCGCCGCCGACGGTACGGATCCGGACGCCGATACGGACGTCCTGGCCGCGGTCCCGCCGCAGCACCGTGCCACGCGCCACCCGGAGACGGATCCGGAGTCGGACACGGAGTCGGAGGCAGAGGCGGAACCCGCCGATCCGCCCGCCGAGGCGCTCGACGACGGCCCGGAGCCCGAACCCGCCGAGGCCCGGCCCCGCGCCCGCGTCGTCGACAACAGCAGCCCCTCCTCGGACCTGTTCCGCCAGTACCTGCGCGAGATCGGCCGCATCCCGCTGCTCACCGCGGCCGAGGAGGTCGAGCTGGCGCGTTGCGTGGAGGCGGGCCTGTTCGCCGAGGAGAAACTCGCCGGCGCGCCCGACCTGGACAGTGAACTCGCCCTCGACCTCGACCGGTTGGTCGTCATGGGCCGGATGGCCAAGCGCCGGCTGATCGAGGCCAACCTGCGGCTCGTGGTCTCCGTCGCCAAGCGGTACATCGGGCGCGGGCTCACCATGCTCGACCTCGTCCAGGAGGGCAACCTCGGCCTGATCCGGGCGGTCGAGAAGTTCGACTACGCCCGCGGCTACAAGTTCTCCACGTACGCCACCTGGTGGATCCGCCAGGCCATGTCCCGGGCGCTCGCCGACCAGGCACGCACCATCCGCGTCCCGGTCCATGTCGTCGAGCTCATCAACCGGGTCGTCCGGGTCCAGCGCCGCATGCTCCAGGAACGCGGCTACGAACCGACCCCCGAAGAGGTCGCCGCCCAACTGGACCTGCCGCCCGAACGCGTCGGCGAGGTCCTGCGCCTCGCCCAGGAGCCGGTCTCCCTGCACGCCCCGGTGGGCGAGGAGGACGACGTGGCCCTCGGCGACCTCATCGAGGACGGCGACGCGGCCAGCCCCGTCGAGTCGGCGGCCTTCCTGCTGCTGCGCGAACACCTGGAGGCCGTGCTCTCCACACTCGGCGAACGCGAGCGGAAGGTCGTCCAACTCCGCTACGGCCTCGCGGACGGCCGCCCGCGCACCCTGGAGGAGATCGGCCGCATCTTCGGCGTGACGCGCGAACGGATCCGGCAGATCGAGTCCAAGACCCTCAACAAGCTGCGCGACCACGCCTTCGCGGACCAGCTGAGGGGCTACCTGGACTGA